From a single Nostoc edaphicum CCNP1411 genomic region:
- a CDS encoding eCIS core domain-containing protein, producing MSDVGRQATGSLHTLGRQKLATSTFTNPALASSTIPTLASPTRGFGLQTNNPSIQRLTEASIDLQEAQSVDEQLLEPQAIKQQPLNHDISRISLHRPQAKLTVGAPDDYYEQEADKVADQIMRMAKPQPIDLPDTQTQEEVQTKPLAAAITPLVQREARPEEEEELQTKRSLQLATNGSFQTGDNFETRLNSSESGGSPLPHTVRSFMEPRFGTDFSQVRVHTGNEAVQMNRDLNAQAFTHKQNIFFGAGKSPGNDALTAHELTHVVQQTGAAQRKLIQRAINPTYDLTHGTFEVNATPNGASLPITIRFKPKTTAPYSNQIGLIQIVRLTNATGTNVEPQSLPAARGASLRTTADATTGVEGGYFTDVLHNDAPAHGGTGTNAPAGSALPAQYPFGNDPAQPNPATPGLSRPSSSGASGATIGYKRSDDPSDIKAAELTDAPGGAGEFNFDFQTVAKGEDTMTTYGALHWGFQIRAGKVENDQASAQEGQSATFDVALEKHRDFYVHEPVIFYFDFDSDQLSSTETGKIDTFLDYLRRFPDVNVTPEGFADRRGGASQHNLDLSLRRAEAVGAALRAKGVAEAQISAVTIGSGATEDFTPDATTNQDTEANRRGNRRVVLNFRHVPAAAPAPAGGGATP from the coding sequence ATGAGCGATGTCGGACGACAAGCCACTGGGAGTCTACACACGCTTGGGCGCCAAAAATTAGCCACATCAACTTTTACAAATCCCGCCCTTGCCTCCTCAACTATTCCTACACTAGCTTCTCCAACACGTGGCTTTGGTTTACAAACAAATAATCCTTCAATCCAAAGACTAACTGAAGCATCAATTGACCTTCAAGAGGCGCAGTCTGTTGATGAGCAATTATTGGAACCACAAGCCATCAAACAACAGCCCCTTAATCACGACATTAGTCGCATATCCTTGCATCGTCCCCAGGCAAAACTTACAGTTGGTGCGCCAGACGACTATTATGAGCAGGAAGCCGATAAAGTCGCCGATCAAATCATGCGAATGGCTAAACCTCAGCCCATAGATTTGCCGGATACACAGACTCAAGAGGAAGTACAAACCAAGCCTTTAGCAGCTGCCATAACTCCCCTAGTGCAAAGGGAAGCAAGGCCAGAAGAGGAAGAAGAATTGCAAACAAAGCGATCGCTACAACTCGCTACAAATGGTAGCTTCCAGACTGGAGACAATTTTGAAACTCGGCTAAACAGCAGTGAAAGTGGAGGAAGTCCGCTACCACATACAGTACGTTCCTTTATGGAACCCCGCTTTGGCACTGATTTTAGTCAAGTGCGGGTACATACAGGCAATGAAGCAGTGCAAATGAATCGGGATTTGAATGCCCAGGCGTTTACGCACAAGCAAAACATTTTTTTTGGTGCAGGCAAGTCACCAGGGAATGATGCATTAACCGCCCATGAACTGACTCATGTAGTGCAGCAGACAGGTGCAGCCCAGAGAAAATTAATTCAACGGGCAATTAACCCTACATACGACCTGACTCACGGTACTTTTGAAGTAAATGCCACACCAAATGGCGCAAGTCTACCTATTACTATTCGTTTCAAACCCAAAACCACTGCTCCCTACTCTAACCAGATTGGACTGATTCAGATTGTGCGTTTGACAAATGCTACCGGCACAAATGTCGAACCTCAATCTTTACCTGCGGCTCGTGGTGCTAGTCTACGCACCACCGCTGATGCCACCACAGGAGTTGAGGGCGGATATTTCACTGATGTACTGCACAATGATGCACCTGCCCACGGTGGTACAGGAACCAATGCCCCAGCCGGAAGTGCTTTACCTGCTCAGTATCCCTTTGGTAACGATCCAGCCCAACCCAATCCTGCAACCCCTGGACTTTCGCGGCCTTCATCCAGTGGTGCAAGCGGAGCTACTATCGGTTACAAACGCTCGGATGATCCCAGCGATATCAAAGCAGCAGAGCTAACCGACGCCCCTGGAGGGGCTGGTGAGTTCAACTTCGACTTTCAGACGGTGGCTAAGGGAGAAGACACCATGACAACTTACGGTGCGCTTCATTGGGGCTTCCAGATTCGTGCCGGTAAAGTTGAGAATGATCAAGCGTCAGCACAGGAAGGGCAATCTGCAACTTTTGATGTGGCTCTGGAGAAGCATCGGGATTTCTACGTGCATGAACCAGTAATTTTTTACTTTGATTTCGACAGCGACCAACTCAGTTCCACCGAAACAGGCAAAATCGATACATTCTTGGATTACCTGCGGCGCTTCCCTGATGTAAATGTTACTCCTGAAGGTTTCGCCGACAGGCGCGGTGGTGCGTCGCAGCACAACCTGGATCTGTCTTTACGCAGAGCCGAAGCAGTCGGGGCAGCCCTGCGTGCTAAGGGTGTAGCTGAAGCTCAGATTAGTGCTGTAACTATCGGCTCTGGAGCAACCGAAGACTTTACCCCTGATGCCACTACTAACCAAGATACAGAAGCGAATCGTCGGGGTAATCGCCGGGTCGTTTTGAACTTTAGGCATGTGCCAGCAGCAGCACCAGCACCAGCAGGAGGAGGAGCGACACCGTGA